A stretch of DNA from Plasmodium sp. gorilla clade G2 genome assembly, contig: PADLG01_00_5, whole genome shotgun sequence:
gataatgttctttatcataaaatgaaaaatgaagCATTGtgtttaaaaaatgtaaatgactggatgaaaaataaaacaggATTAGTATTACCACAATTAACATATGATTTAACAGATGAAAACAATGATTTTACAGAGGTcacacaaaataaaaattatacttCTGAAAATATTGTAGATAAATTATATTGTAATAATGAATATTGTAATAGATTAAAAGATCATAATAATTGTGTATCCAAAATAAATGTAGAAGATCAAAAGAATTGTGCCTTATCATGGGCTTTTGCATCTAAATATCATTTAGAAACTATTAAATGTATGAAAGGATACGAACCTGTAAATACATCTGCTTTATATGTTGCAAACTGtggtaaaaatgaaaataaagatgtATGCACTGAAGGATCGAATCCATTAGTATTCTTACAAACAGTTGAAGAAAAGGGATTCTTACCAACAGAATTAAATTATCCATATGATCAATCTAAAGTTGGAGATGTATGTCCAGAAGTACAAAATGACTGGGATAATGCATTTGAAAATGCTAAAGTATTAGATTATAACAATGAACCATTTTCTTTAGGCACCAAAGGATATACTGCATATGAAAGTGAACATTTTGAGGATAATATGGATTTATTTATAGATATGGTAAAGAGGGAAGTACAAAATAAAGGTTCAGTTATTGCTTATGTAAAAGCTGAAAATGTCTTAGGATATGAATTAAACGGAAAGAAGGTTCAAAATTTATGTGGTGATAAAACACCTGACCATGTAGTTAATATTGTTGGTTATggtaattatttaaatgatgaaGGTGAGAAAAAATCTTATTGGCTTGTAAGAAATAGCTGGGGTAAATATTGGGGAGATGATGGTTACTTTAAAGTTGATATGTATGGACCATCAAACTGTGAAAATAATTTCATCCACAGTGTAGTAGTATTTAATGTTGATTTACCTGTAAATGAAAACTTCGATAAAAAAGAgcatgatatatataattactacTTGAAGAATTCTCCAGAATTCTATCAAAACctttattataaaacatttaattCAAATAAAGAGGAAACATCTATGAATAACAATTCTTATGTTTATGGTCAAGATACACCACCACCACAAAATCAACCATCAGTAAGTGGAGCACAACATCAGACAGAATCATCTGATAGTGGAAGACAACAGACAACATCATCAGGTACTGGAGCACAACCAACAGGATCATCATTAACTGAAACTCAAGGAGGATCGCAAGTAAGTGGAGTTGTACAAGGACCAAGATCATCCTCACAAGGAGTGCAACAAGTATCAGGGCCTTCATCAAAAGAAGGATCACCACCAGGAGCTGCAGAAACAAAAGGAACAGAAACTACAGTATCAACTGCAGAAGGATCATCAGGAGTATCAGCTCCTGCCAAGGAAGATACAACCGCAGAAAAGATCCAAATAATGCATGTATTGAAACATATAAAGAATAGTACAGTTAAAAGAGGTTTAGTTAAATATGATCATGAATTTGAAGTAGGAGATAATTCTTGTTCAAGAACTACTTCAAAAAATCCAGATAATTATGAAGAATGTGTAAACATTTGCAAAGAAAAGTGGTATGATTGTAGAGGAACACCTGTTCCTGGATATTGTTTAAGTGCTTTtgataagaaaaatgaaTGTGATTTCTGTTATGTATAAAAgttttatgaaatatataaataatgaataatCATATTAAAAACTTTATACACGTGtgttttcttatttattattttatttattatttattatttattttttcatttaaatatttaaaatattaattatactagtttttatttaaaactaTATTATGTAATTCTCTTTTACTTCATATTCTTATCTTGtcttattcatatatttatatcattacgGAGAATATATTTTCCACTTAAGAAGTCAAAGGTTATTCatgatatttaatatatatatgagttaatgaaaaatataatttttttttttaatatatttaaaaaagaaagaatgaaaaatgtacatatatgtaatagttatataacttatatgttatttttcatattttaattttattcatatatatatattaaataattaaaaattattggGGTAATATAACcaacaatatttttataaagaacATTATCTAAAAATGTATTGAAAtgctttataaaaaaatatatataatgataagtaatatgaataaatattttttttatatattattttttcaataataaggctataaaaatatatacttaataaaaatcatattaAGGTTAAGTGtactttattaaaatattacatgAGCATAAAAGTTAGTAAACCTTATGATGGGAAATCAATTTTATTCATGAGccttcatatatttattaatataataataaataataaaaaagaaaaaataaaataaataaaaagtctagtaaaatatgataatgaattttcttttgtgtaatattattattaatatgatcTTCTCAAGaccaagaaaaaaaaaaaaaattaaggtTATGTTCTCATAAttgaaatgaatataaaagtCTTTTTACTcctaaaaatatttaatgaaatatatacgACTTATTATATGCTTGTTATGTAAAAAGTTTTTATATTGGAAGaaacaaaattttattacatatgtatttagaatttttttttttttttttttttaacagaatgaataatatatttatgagatgagaatttttaatatttttttttttttcggtttaaaatttttttgtgtCACGATAACTAATCCcttattcttaaaaaaagatatacacatttacaatatatatattcttacaatttaatatatattagaataataataattaattataactAGAATTTGATAATCCGAAATcttaaaatgttataaaaattagaagaaattcacttattatatatatatatatatatatacatatatttatttaatgcactttataatatatggctttttctttttttttctttctttttattgaGAGGTGtgcaatatatatttttttgaataattaaaataaaaagaagtcATATTCTagatttattct
This window harbors:
- a CDS encoding serine repeat antigen 4, putative is translated as MKLHIILFATIYLLFNEKLIKCTTTSNTEGGGTNPSGREGTTARTGENTTPGADTNSNQNPPTVSDGSSGSSTLTAEGSRTVTPSSPAAGTGSTTSTANTQSSSSLEKPENDKPIVSAMLKNYNGVKVTGTCGADFGLFLVPHIYVHVKSQDTEIELSSELAPPEMPTKFDTTKLTNDCKKDVTKKFKFVAYINKDVLVFKWKVYTEGTTKEQMVKDVDVMKYILPNLKQPITSIQVHSWTGKKDSYILESKDYVLGDGMPEKCDAIATDCFLSGFTDIGKCFQCKLLMQEKNTNDSCFKYVSENQKELINHQLEVKGEDDEESSEYQLSESVRNILKNMYKKNDDDKKKELLDFENVNNDLKSELLNYCNLLKEVDMNNLLKDHELGNEEDIFNNLTKLLEEYKEENDNVLYHKMKNEALCLKNVNDWMKNKTGLVLPQLTYDLTDENNDFTEVTQNKNYTSENIVDKLYCNNEYCNRLKDHNNCVSKINVEDQKNCALSWAFASKYHLETIKCMKGYEPVNTSALYVANCGKNENKDVCTEGSNPLVFLQTVEEKGFLPTELNYPYDQSKVGDVCPEVQNDWDNAFENAKVLDYNNEPFSLGTKGYTAYESEHFEDNMDLFIDMVKREVQNKGSVIAYVKAENVLGYELNGKKVQNLCGDKTPDHVVNIVGYGNYLNDEGEKKSYWLVRNSWGKYWGDDGYFKVDMYGPSNCENNFIHSVVVFNVDLPVNENFDKKEHDIYNYYLKNSPEFYQNLYYKTFNSNKEETSMNNNSYVYGQDTPPPQNQPSVSGAQHQTESSDSGRQQTTSSGTGAQPTGSSLTETQGGSQVSGVVQGPRSSSQGVQQVSGPSSKEGSPPGAAETKGTETTVSTAEGSSGVSAPAKEDTTAEKIQIMHVLKHIKNSTVKRGLVKYDHEFEVGDNSCSRTTSKNPDNYEECVNICKEKWYDCRGTPVPGYCLSAFDKKNECDFCYV